A segment of the Candidatus Binataceae bacterium genome:
CGCCCGATGAAGGCCGAGGCCGCCTGCATCAGGCTGGTCGAGTTGGACGGCTGCACGGCGGTGTCGATGTTCTGAAGCTGCCCGAGGTTGGCGAAATCGACCAACTGCGTCGCGTAGGTGGTGGGATCGGTCGGATCGGTCGGATCCTGGTTCTGGAACTCCGCCACCAGGATCTGCATGAAGTCGCCCGCGCTCAGCGTCGGCATCGAGGATAACTCGCTGTTAGTGTTGGTCGGAGCGAGGCTGCTGATATCCGTCGTGGTGCTCATTCGTTTACCTCGGTAAGGGTGAAAACTTCGTTCGATTGGTTCGCTGGCCGATTCGAATCCTGAGCGGTCTCGCGTTGCTCGCGGCCCCGCTCCCCCGAATTGCCCTGGTAACTGACCTCTGAATGGCCGAGATGAAGACCCGCGCCTTCGAGTGCGCTGCGCAGCGAATCAACCTCGCCGGAGATGTGGCGGGCAGAATCGGCGCCCGGGGCGATAATCTTCACGTCAACGTTGCCGGCGCGCTCGCGCACCATGGCCTGCGCCGACTGGCCGTCGGCGAGATCGACTTTCACGTTGGCGACGCGCGCTGCGGGCGCATTGCTCACGGCGTCGAGAATCTGCCGAATCTGCGCGGCCTCGGCGACCTTGGGCGCCGCGGCGTCGGATGCGGACGAGGTCTGCGGCGATCCGACCGTATCGACGATCTGATCGCTGCGCCGAGTCGTTGGCTGAGTCTTGGTCGGGGCGATTGCCGCCGACGCTTCCCGATACGCGCTCGCGGCCCGCGCCGCGATCTGGATCGGAGCGGAGACCGGCGCGTTCATGCTGGCGCTCGTCGCGGGCTGGGCAACCGGGGCGCCCGTATCTTTCGCGGAGGTATTCAAAGTCGAAGCATCCGCGCCGCTGGATTTGGCGACCGTCGCGCTGTCGCGAGGACCACCTTCTTCCGGCTGTGGCTGCGATGCCGCCGCCGCCGGCGCAGCGCTGGAGGTGAAAAGCGAGGCCGCGTGTTCGAAGCCCGGGGCGCTGGACGCTGGCGCAACGTCGGTGTGCTGATCGTGCGAAGCAGTCTGCGACGGCGCAGAATCGTGCTGTGGAAATGCAGCAGCGGGAGTCTTTTCAATTTTGATTGAGACCGCCGCCGCGGGCGCATCGGCAGCGGTCATCGACAGGGATTCAGTCGATGCCGGGTCCGCGTCGGCGACCGTCGCCGCGGCGGGTTTGGCCTGCGGAAGCCCCGGGGCAGAGGCGGAATCCGACAGGGCGGCAGGAGCGACCGATCGATCTGTTGCGTGAAGTTGCGGCGTTGCGCTCGGATCGCTCGCGGTCTTGGCCGTCGAATGGCCGGTGCTCTTTGCGGCGTTGGGGTCGCTTAGCGCGCTGCCGAAGGTGGACTCAAACAAAGCGGCAAGCGCCGGGCTGCTGATCTCATTGGAGGTCAGTGTAGACACCGGCGTCGCCGCGGCTCTATGCGAATTTGTGTCGTTGATAACCGTGCTCGTCTCGTCGATCGCAGACGCGGCGCCGGTCTTCCTGGCTGTGGCCGGATCGGATGGCGCCGAGGCGAACATCGCGGCAACCAGGCCGCCGAGTGCGGCGCCGAAATCAGTTTTGTCGGAATCGTCCTTCGAGCTGGGTTGGACGCCCGCGCTCGGGAGATCGTCGCTCGACAACAGCGCCGCGAATCCGTTCTTGGCCTGCACCGGCATTGCCTTAGCGCTCCCTCTTGGAGTCGGACTGCCAGGAGAAGAAATGCTCGGCTTCGTTTTCGAGCGATCGCTCCTGCTCCTGGTCGCGCGCGCGTTTGATGTCGGCGACCGCGTCACGGGCGGCATCGGTCAGCTTGCGCGAGTGAATCACTTTGTTAGCAAGCGTGCGGACCTGGTCCTGAACCGTGGCCGCGAGCCGCTTGTAGCCGAGACGCATGTCGCCGAGCGCGCCGAGATCGCGCAGATGGGCGACGGAGCCGATCGAATCGACCGCTGCCGATTGCACCTGGTCGAGCGCACGCTCGATGTTAGCGAGCACTCCATTGCGGGATTTAAGCTCGGCAGTCTGGCCCTTCAGCTGCAGCTCGCGCATCCGGATTAGCTGGCCGAGCAATTCTTCGCGGGTCATTATGAAATCGCCTCTGCCAGTTGGCGTACGCTGTCAGCGAGCGTCACGCGTTCACCGGCGTCCTGCTTGAGGAAGCTTTCGAGTTTTTCGTGATAGGCGACGGCTTCGTCGGTGCGGCGATCGGAGCCGGGATGGTAAGTGCCGAGCGCAATCAGCTCCTCGGCGTCGCGCCATCGCGCATAGAGTTCGACGAAACGCTGGCGCGCCGCGGTATGCTCAGCGGCGCAGACGCGCTGCGCGACGCGTGACACGGAGTTGAGCGCGTCGATGGCGGGGAAATGGGCGCGGCTGGCGAGATCGCGATTCAGCGTGATGTGCCCATCGAGCACCGACTTGGCGAGCTCGCCGATCGGATCGTTCTCTTCGTGAAGCAGCACGGTGTAGATCCCGGTGATACTGCCGGCGCCGTTTGCGATGCCGGCCTGCTCGACCAGCTTCGGGATCACCGCGAAGACCGAAGGCGGATAGCCGCGCGCGGTCGGCGGCTCGCCGCTGGCGAGGCCAACCTCGCGCTGCGCCATCGCGACGCGCGTCAGGCTGTCCATCAGGAGCAGCACGTTGTTGCCTTCGCGGCGCAGGTAGGCGGCGATCGCGGTGGCGAGGAACGCGCCCTTGATACGCATCGGCGCGGGCATGTCGCTGGCGACGACGATCACGACCGAGCGGCACAGGCCCTCGGGCCCGAGAATATCTTCGATGAATTCGCGCGCTTCGCGGCCGCGCTCGCCGATGAGAGCGATCACATTGACGTCGGCCGAAGTGCCGCGCGCCATCATGCCGAGCAGCATGCTCTTGCCGACGCCCGGCATCGCGAAGACGCCGATCTTCTGACCCACGCCGAGTGTCAACAATCCGTTAACCGCGCGGACGCCCACGTCGAGCGGAGTCTCGGTCAGTCCGCGCGACATCGGATCAAGTGCGGGCGGCTGCAATTCGATTTGTTCGCCTTCATCGGGAACCGGCTGTCCATCGAGCGCGCGGCCGAGACCGTCGAGCACCCGGCCCAATACCCAGGGGCCGACGCGGAACGTCAGATGGAGTGGCATCACGAGGCTCTCGGGCGCGAGGTCGCGCGCCTCATCGATTGCGAGCAGCAGCAGGCGATCGTCACGAAAGCCCACGACCTCGCAAGTGACCACGCTCTTGCGATCCTTCACCGCGACGAGCGTGCCGACCGGAAGATCGGGACCGGTGGCTTCGAGCAGCAGCCCGACCGAGCGCGTCAGCCGCCCGCAGGCTGGAAAGTTCACCGGCGCAATCGCGTCGATATATGAAGACGAATCGAACATTACTTCTTCGTTCGCGTCCTGGTCTTCGTCGCAGTTTTCGCAGCGCGCGCCAGAGTCCGCTGTTTCTTCACTTCCAGGACCGCGGATTTAATCTGCTCAAGAGCAGGTTCGATGCCTGCCTCGACGAGCAACCTGCCGGCCTCGACACGAACATGTCCCGGACTGAGAGTCGCGTCGTCCTTGAGCGGCAGACCGGCAAAGGCGTCCTTAGCTAACTTGTGGTCATCGGGATTCAGGTGAATTTCGGTAGCCGGCTCGGGAGCCAGCAGCTTGAGCGCTTTTGAAACTTCGCGTGTAACGAATTCGGCACGGACCGGACTCTCATCGACGATGCGCGTCACGATCGCGAGCGCGAGATCGACACAGAACTGTTCGCATTCGTGGCTGAGCGTCGCGCGCTGTTCGTTGAACTCGGCGAGCGCCGCGCCTAGAGCTTCCGCGGTCCGCAGCATCTCGACGCGACCTTCCTCGTGGCCTGAGGCGAGGCCTTCGCGAAAGCCGTTTTCACGCGCCGATGAGACGGCGGCGGCAACTTCAGTCTCGCCGCGTTCGCGGCCTTCGGCGTAGCCCCGCGTGATCGCATCGGCGACCGCGGTCTCGTCAGCGCGGGATCGCGAGCGGATGCCGAGCGAGAGAACCGCCGGATCGAACTCGGAAAGAGTGGGGAATCGATATGACTGTGCAGTGCTCATAGTTATGCCGCCGGATGCTCACCGTTGCCGTTGGCCTGCGCTTCGGCGAGCCACTTGCGCAGGATGTCAGCCGCGGCTTCGGGATTGCGGCCAACTTCTTCGTTGATCTTGGTGCGAACCTCTTCGAGCTCGCTTTTCTTCTGCGGGGCGGCAGGTTCTGGCGCCGCCGGTGCGGGAGCTGACTCAGGACGAGATGCGGGACGATCGGTCTGCGGAGGCTCCTTGGCTGCGATCTGGGCCGCCTTGGGCGCGGGCTCGCTGACTTCTTTTTTACGCCCGCTGAAGAGACCCGCCAGCACGCGCTTGACCATCCAAATCATCAGGACGAACAGGGCGAGCGCGACGCCGACTGCGATATAAAGATGCGTCGGGTTCGCGAACAGCGCGCGAATCTCTGTGATCGGATTGGGAACCGGCGGCAGGTAAGGCAGCGACAGCGCGGCGCTCTGAATATCAACCGTATCGCCGCGATCGAGCTCAGCGCCGACTGCCGCCGCGACCAGCCCCTGGATCGCGTGCAGGCGCTCATCGGGCAGCGGCTTGAACTTGCCGCCGTCGTAGGTGCCGTCGAGGACCGCGGCGACCGAGATGCGCTTGATCCGCACAGGTGCCGTAACGGTTTCGACCTCACGGCTCGAGGGCTTGTAATTGACGATGTCCTTGCGCGCGAGATCCGCGTTCTGGACTTGCGTTTGTGTCTTATCGGCCGCCGAAGTCGCTTCGGGCGATGGCTGTGCACTTGCGGCGGCAGCAGGCGCTGGACCGGGGAGATTCGAAGTGAGGCCCGGGATTCCGCCGGGCTGCGAACCCGCCGGCGTCACCGAGTGCTCCTCGCTCAGGATCGCCTGGTCGCCTTTGCCGTAGAGCTGGTCGTGACTGCTGACGCGCGAAGTGTCGATATCGACTGCGACCTGGACCGCGTAGCGATCGTCGCCCATGATTCGCCCGAGCAGGCCGCCGACCTTCTCTTCGAGGCGGTGTTCGATGTCGTTGCGCAGGCGCACAGCCTCGGCCAGCTCTCCGTCGTGCTGAGGCGGATAGAGCATCACGCCGTCGTTGCCAGTAACGGTAACGTTGTCGGGAGTGAGTCCGCGCACGGAGCTCGCGACCAGGTGCGCAATCGCGCTCGCCATCGTCTGATCGATCATCGCGCCGGGCGAGGTCGTGAGCATCACGGAGGCGCGATCGGCGTCCGAGGGTCCCAGCGCAAATGGCGAGGGGCGTCCCAGCGCCAGCATCACGCGCGCGCTTTCGACGCCGTGCAGATTCATGATCGTGCGCTCGAGCTCGCCCTGCAGCGAGCGCTGATAATTGACCTGCTCATCGAAGTCGCTCTGGCCCATGGTCGAGCGATCGAAAAGCGTGAAGTCCTCGGCGCCGCCGGAGTATCCAGGACTGCCGTCGAGTACGCGCTGCGCGTCGGTCAACTCATGTGACGGCACGGTGATCGAATCAGCGCCGAGCGTGAAATCGATTTTGTGGCGGCGCAGCCTGAGCGCGAGCGCGGTGCGATCGGCGGGCGAGAGATTGGTTGCCAGAACCACCGGCGCGCCGGGATCGATGATGTAGAGCGCGCCAACGATCGCTGCGGCGAGAATTACGGCGCCGATAATCAGATTGAAGAGCTGCCGATTCGCCTCACGAAACTTGCCAATCGCGGCGAAGATGCTCGAGAGCGTTTGCTTGATTGAATCCATCGCCGCCTTACACCTGGAGGTTCATGATTTCCTGGTAGGCGGCGAGCGCGCGGTTGCGCACTGCCATCACGACCTGGAAAGTTGTGTCGGCTTTTTCGGAAGCGAGCACCGCGTCGGTCAGGCCGACTTTGCCCTGCGCATAACCAGCAGCCATTTGATCGGCCTTTTCGAGAATCCCGTTGACCTGGTCGATCACCTGGCCAAAGCCGCTCGGATTGGGCGCGCTGGTCTCGGCCGGACTGATCGGCGCGAGATCGGGAAGTCCCTGCGGCGCAATGACGGGAATCATTTGAGTAAATCGATGGTGCGGAGCGCGGCGCTGTTGGCGGTCTGCGCGACGGAGAGGTTGGCCTGGTACGAGCGCGAGGCCTGCATCAGATCGACCATCTCGTAAATCGGATTGACGTTGGGTTCCTTGACCATCCCGTTTTCGTCGGCGAACGGATTCGACGGATCGAACACCTGCTGCGCAGGAGTCTGATCGCGAACGACGGCGGCGAGCTTCACCCCGGTGCCGGAGCCTGGCGCGCTGTCGTCGATCGGCGCGGGCTCGAACACGGCGATGCGCCGCTGGTAGGGGCCGCCATCGGGCGAATCGACTGAGTTGGCGTTGGCGAGGTTCTGCGCGATCAGTGTGATCCGTTGTGACTGTGCGTCAAGTCCGCTGGATGCGATTCCCATGATGCTATCGAGTGACATCGCGTTTCTCCTAGCTGCTCGAAGTGGCGGCCCGCAGCCGATTCACTGAATCGCCGTAGAGCCTCAGGGTGGCGGAGTAGTTCAGGGTGTTCTGGTAAGACTTGGCGACCTGCTGATCGACATCGACGTTGTTGCCGTCGTAGCGAAGATTCTCCGGCGCCAGCACATCCTTCGACGGCACGGCCGCGGAGTCCTGATCGTCGAGGACGCGATTCATAGCGTCGTCGAACTTGATATCGCGTGTGATGTAGCCGGGAGTGTCAGCGTTGGCGATATTGCCTGCCAGGAGCTCGGCGCGTTCCGAGCGAACCTCGAGCGCCGCCTCCATTACCCGCTGACTGGTTTGCAGGATCTCCATACCGAAGCATGAGAGCAACTCGCGAGCCAGCGGATGCTTATACTTACGAACTGAGGAGCAGCGGGCGCACGAACGCGGAGATCGAGGAAGAATCTTTTCCCTGCATTTTTCTATTTGAAGCTACGATGGGAGACGCTCGCCATCCCGTTTTGAGCGCGCGAATCGCATCGCACCGGGATTCTGTCCCGGCGCGAGCCATTTGCTCTTCGATTCTGTTACAGGAACGTCCCGATACTGTGCGGGAAAGGAAGCGGTTTGACCTATCTGATCTCGCCGCGCAGGTACTGCTGATATATCGAATAAACCTGCTGATTGTAGCGTTCGCGCTCGGCCTTCGACCCTGAATGATAGTTGCTGATGCGGCGCCAGATCGTGCCATGGCGGACGAGTCCCTGGCGCAGGATCTGCGCGCCAAATGCGAGATTAGTGCGCGGTTCGAGCAAATCGAACTTGGTGACTCCAAGTCGATGTCCCCAGAACCGTAAGTTGATTTGCATCAGGCCGATGTCAACGTTGGCATCGTCGCTCAGCGTCGCGAGCATCTGCTCGGCTTCTTCGCGCGAGCGGCAGTAAACCTGGTGGCCGTCGACATCGAGTGCCCATGGATGATAGCCGCTTTCGGCGCCTGCGATCGCAACCACGAGCTCGAGCGCCACACCTGCGTGGCTGGCCGCTGCGGCGTAGGGATCCGCGATGGCATCCGGAGCTTGCGCCGAGACCGCCGTCCCGAGCGCGAGCATTGCCAGCAACGCCGCGAGCATCGCACCCGGGATTGCGCTTGATTTGCGACGCGACATCGCGGCGTCCTCAACCGATAAGATCCTGGTCGACGCGGAGGCGGATCTTGCCGTCGCGATCCATCTGGATTGCGAGGTCGGTTATCTCGCGGCGCGCGGCGCGCACTTCGCGCAGCGGCACCTTGCCGATATCTTCCATTTCCTGCTCGACGATACGCTTGACCTGGTCGGGCAGCGCGCCAAACACGATTTCTTTCTCTTCGTCCTTGATACCCTTGAGCGCGAGCGCGAGGCGCTCGGGCTTGACCTCGACGAGGACTGTTTGCTGGGCACGACTGTCGAGTTTGAGGAAATCCTGGAAGTGGAACATTTCCTGTTCGATTGCGGTCGCGCGCTTGGGGTCGCCGGCGCGAATCTTTTCGACGATCGCCGTCGCGCTTTCGGAGTCGAGCTGGTTGAGCATCTGCGCGGCGCGCCGCGGCCCGGCATTCGCGTCGGCGTCATCGATTCCGACCGAGGCGCTGAAGCTCTCCTCGATCGCACGCAGGATCGCGTCGAGCGCGCGGCCCGGCACCGAGGCCGAGCGCGCCAGATGATCGACCGTGTCAGCGCGCAGGTCTTCGGGCAGCGCGCACAAAACCTCGGCCGAGTAGCGCGCCGGCAGTTGCGCCAGCACGATCGCCATCGCTTCAGTGCGTTCGCCGCGCAGCACCTGCGCCAGCGCTTCGGGTTTCACGCGCTCGGAGATCATGCGCCAGTGATCGTGACGCAGGATCTGGTCGGCGCTCTCGGGACCGAACGCCATCACCAGCGCATCCTTGAAATGCGTGGTCGGATTGACGAAGCCGGTTTCGAGGAAGGTCTTGCCGACGATCATCAGCTGATCGTCCGATGGCATCCCGCTGCGAATCAGCTGCTCGTAGCCCTGCATCAGCATCGTCAGCTCGTTGCTGCTGAGATGCTTCATCACGTTGGCGAGCACGTTCTTCTCTAGCGTGAGCACGAGCAGCGCCGCGCGATTCGTTACGCCAAGTTCGCCGCTGCCTTCTTCCTGAATAGCCATCGATCGTCTTTCCTTCCCGGAGGTCCTGCGCCGAGCGTTGATATCGTCGCCACAAGGCTGTCGTTCTCGATCGCGACCGATGCGGTGGCGATCGTTCGTCCGCCTGCTACAAAACGAACCATCGGTTTGAATCCAACTTCCGGTTCGACTTCGAGTTCATCATCGGGAGTGAGTGCCGCGATCATTCCGGTTGCGATGCGCAGCCGCGCGATGACCGCCGCGAGCACGATTTGCCCGCCGCTGAACCCATGCGGCAGCGTCGAGGGATTGCGCTCTGGTCTGATGTCGATGGTGGTCTCGGGATCGTCGAATCGCGCGCGGATTTTCGCAAGCCGCACGCCGCCGGCCTCGAGCCACGCGTCGGCGCCGTCGGGCAGAATGATTTTCTGACCGATTTTTATCGCGGCCAAATCTTCCGCGTCTGTCGCCCAATTTCCCAGCACCACGTCAACCCGCATCGGCAGCTCCGAGGCTGCGGCGCGCAACCGCGGCGATTCGCCGGCCAGGCGATCCGTGCCCGCCATGTCGCGCACCGCGTTTATGATATTGCTGCTGATCGCGATCGTGACCGTCGTTGGATTCGGCAGCGCGCCAACTCGAAAGTGCAGGACGACGAGATAATCCTGCAGCGAGAATGCGAGAGTGTCTTTGAGCCGTTCGCTCTGCCGCGTCGCCACCAGGTGGCCGAGGCCTGCCGATGCGTATGCCGCCCCGAGCCGCGTCAGCATCAGGTTGATCGCGTCACGTACGATCGCGCCCTCGATACGCGAGAAGCCGCGCCGCGCCGGTTCGGCCTCGTCTTTGAACTGGCCGATGCTGAGCCGGTTGTCGACGAACGTCCGCGCCTGCGCATCGGGCAGCAGCAGAAAACCGACGATCTCGGTTCTTTCGATTGCGAACGCGGCAGTCTGGCATTCGCCGCTGTCCTTGTCGCTCAGTTGCTGGAAGTTTTCGAACGACAGGCCCGCGAACTCGAACTGCTCGCCGCGCGCGAGGAAGTCGCGCAGCGTCGATGACCAATCCTCGGCGAGGTTCTGATGGATGCGCTCGATGGTGACTCGCCGGCGGGGCCGGATGATCGGCCGCCACATCTCGTAGAGCGTGATCTCTTCGCCGCTCTGGCCGGTTTGCTGCTGCGCGTCCACTACGGCTGCTCCGTCGGCTTGATAACGATTTCGACCCGGCGGTTGCGGGCGCGCCCTTCGTCGGTTGAGTTGTCGCCGATGGCGCGATAAGGGCCATAGCCGGCCACCGCGAAGCGCGCTTCGGGAATGCTCGAATGCGCCACAATATAACGCAGAACGCTGGCCGAGCGCGCCGCGCTCAACTCCCAGTTATCGTGAAAGCGCTCGGTCGAGATCGGATTGGAGTCGGTGAATCCATCGATCTCGAAATTGTTGGGCAAATCGGAGATCGTTTTGATCAACGCGTCGAGCGCGGGTAGCTGGGGGGGATTGATCTCAGCCGCACCGCTGTCGAAGAACTTCGCCGCGGACAGGGTAACCACCATCCCGCGGCTGTCGGCGTGAACCTCGATTCCAGAATTAGGAAATTTCGCGAGTGCATGCTGGATGCTTTTGCCGATGGTCACCAGCTGATGCTTCTGCCCGATCGCCATCAAATCCGGACCGCTCACGGCTGTCGCGCCGAGGCCGGGCCGTATCCCGCCCATGTGCGGGCGCGCGCCGACCGCGGTCGCCATGGCCACCCAGTCACGATTGACCTGCTGGCCCGACGACATCGACAGCGCGTAGAGCAACACGAACAGCGCGAACAGCAACGTGATGAAATCGGCGTACGACACGAGCCAGCGTTCGCTGGAATCGTGACCGCCGCCGCCTTCGTCGTTATCTTCCATGGTTGAATTCCTGGCGCGGCAGCGTCAGGCTGCGGCCTTGGCGGCTTCCTCGGTCTTGGCGTGGGTGCCGGATGCGGGAGTTAAGCCCTCGCTGAGTAGTTGCCGCAACGCGATTGCGCCCATTCCCTCGCGCATCGCCTTGACGCCGGTCACAACGATCTTGTCGAGCTGCTTTTCCACACGGGCGCGTGAGCGGATCTTCTTGGCGACCGGGTACGCGATTAAGTTCGCCGTGCCGACGCCGTAGACCGTCGCGACAAAGGCCGTCGCGATGCCGACTCCGACCTTCGACGGGTCATTGAGCTGCTGCATGGTGTGAATCAAGCCGAGCACGGCGCCCAGGATTCCGAAGGTCGGCAGATAACCTCCGGCTGCGTCAAATACCTCGGCCCCGGCGTTGTTGTGTTCGATGCGCTCGTGAAAAGTGCGTTCCATGATGGTCGCCATCGCTTCGGGCGACACGTTGCTCACAATCAGGTTGAGTCCGGTCGCGAGCATGCCGTAGCGCTCCTGCTTGGCGTAGCGCTGCAGCGGGACCAGGCCCTCGCGCTTCAAGATGGTCGCGTAATGGACCATGCGATCGATGAGATCGAAGGGGTCGGGTGCGTCCTCGCTGATGACCTTGCGCATGTCGCGAAGCGCCGCCATCAGGTACTTGGGCGAGAACGACAGCATGCAGGCGGCGATGGTTGCGCCGAGCACGATGAGCGCGGCGCTTTTTTGCAGCAGGCTCGAAAGCTCTCCGCCCTCGAGCCATTGGCCGAACAGGATGCTGCCGGGACCGGCGAGGATCCCCAGCACGCTAACCAGATCGATCTTGCCTGGACCGACGTTGGCCTTGGAGCTCATGGCAGTGGGCTCCCGAGCGCGGCGGCGGCCGGAGCGAACGCTGAGTCGTCGTTAACGCTGGCAAACAACGGCGCCGGCTGGCCGCTCGGCGACGCCGCGCTCGCGGCATGCGCAGACCTGCACCTGGTGCGACGGCGAGAGAGTCCCGCCTTGGTGATGTGATACTGCAGTGCGCGTGTCGTAATACCGAGCCGCCGTGCGGCTTCGATCCGATTGCCGCCCGCGGCCGCGATCGTGCGCAGGATCATTTCGCGGCGCGCCTCTTCGCGGCTGTTCTTCCAGCCGCTCACTTTCTCATCCGTCTCGGACTGCGCGACCACCAGGTGACGCCGAATATCGGCAAGGTCAATCAGGCTCGAACCGCTTTGCAGCGGTGCGATCGCGAGCCGCGTAACGAGGCTCTCGAGCTCGAGCACATTGCCGGGAAATGAGTAGCCGCCCAGGATCTTGAGCGCCATCGGCGTGAACATGCGGCGCGGATTGGCCCGATGCAGAAAGTAGCGCGCGAGCATCGCCACGTCGCCGATGCGATCGCGCAGCGAAGGCAATTCGAGGCTGAAAACGTTGAGCCGCCAGTAGAGTTCGCGCCGCAGTTCACCGCGAGTCAGCAGTTGTACAACTTGCCGATTGGTCGCCGAAATAATTCTCAGTGAACCTGCCTCTGCCGGATCGGTGGCCGGAATGCGATCGACCGCCTGCAGAAACTGCACGAGTTTCATCTGCGCGGCCTCGCTTAACTCCGCCAGTTCATCGAGATAGACGATCGCCGCCCCGGCCGACGATCCGTGCGGCCCGGCTTCGGGCAAATCATCGAGGCTCAAGAGCTCGGCATCGTCGAGGCTGGCGCAGTTGAGCGTAAAGATTCCGCCCCGGCATCGGCTCGCACAATGAATCAAGCGCGCCACGTTATACTTGCCCGATCCGATCTCGCCGCTGATGATTACCGGCACGGAGCTGGTCGCAACGCCAATCGCGCTCTTGACGATCGCGAGCAGCGCCCCGTCGCCGGAGATGAGCGCGGGCTTGAGTCCAAGTGCGCGGGAGATGACGAGACTGGCAGCAGCCTGCCAGTTGTCAGTCGCCAGATCCGCGTTGGCCCGCGCCGGACGCGAGCCGCGCTCGGCCAAATCGATACTGACGACCTCGGTTCCGGCTGGGCGCGCGCCCATGAAATCAACATAAAGTGGCGCGTGATGCTTTTGCGCGTAGGGCAGAACGTCGATTCCGGCGTGGGCGAGAAAATCCCCGAACTCGGCAGGAGCGCCGGGGCCGAGGCTGACGCGCGGCAGCGTGGCGCTCGTTGCTGACTGAAAATTGTTGGATGGTGCAAGCATGGTCAGCGAAGTCCCGCGGGCCGTGTGGCTTTGTCGGGGCTCACGAGTTCGATGATTCGCGCGCCGATCTGATCCTGCATCAGCACCACTTCCGCCCGCGCGAACAGCGCGCCGTTGACGTAAACCTCGACCGGGTCGCCGGCGTGGCGATCGAGCCGGATGCTGGCGCCGACATCGAGCTCGTCGAGCACTTCACCGAGCGTCATCACG
Coding sequences within it:
- a CDS encoding FliM/FliN family flagellar motor switch protein, with the protein product METPETSSSPTEVQIQAPPPVAKTSAAKTGSPNLASLGLDGADFSVLKQVPMTVQVEIGRTVMTLGEVLDELDVGASIRLDRHAGDPVEVYVNGALFARAEVVLMQDQIGARIIELVSPDKATRPAGLR
- a CDS encoding sigma 54-interacting transcriptional regulator, with translation MLAPSNNFQSATSATLPRVSLGPGAPAEFGDFLAHAGIDVLPYAQKHHAPLYVDFMGARPAGTEVVSIDLAERGSRPARANADLATDNWQAAASLVISRALGLKPALISGDGALLAIVKSAIGVATSSVPVIISGEIGSGKYNVARLIHCASRCRGGIFTLNCASLDDAELLSLDDLPEAGPHGSSAGAAIVYLDELAELSEAAQMKLVQFLQAVDRIPATDPAEAGSLRIISATNRQVVQLLTRGELRRELYWRLNVFSLELPSLRDRIGDVAMLARYFLHRANPRRMFTPMALKILGGYSFPGNVLELESLVTRLAIAPLQSGSSLIDLADIRRHLVVAQSETDEKVSGWKNSREEARREMILRTIAAAGGNRIEAARRLGITTRALQYHITKAGLSRRRTRCRSAHAASAASPSGQPAPLFASVNDDSAFAPAAAALGSPLP